Proteins from a single region of Pseudomonas sp. BSw22131:
- the pta gene encoding phosphate acetyltransferase, which translates to MQTFFIAPTDFGVGLTSISLGLVRTLERAGLKVGFFKPIAQPHPGDTGPERSTELVARTHGLQPPKPLGLAHVERMLGDGQLDELLEEIINLYQQAAVGKDVLIVEGMVPTRSASYAARVNLHLAKSLDADVILVSAPENEVLTELSGRVELQAQMFGGPKDPKVLGVILNKVRTDESMEAFAARIKEHSPLLRSGDFRLLGCIPFQADLNAPRTRDVAELLGAQVINAGDYEQRRMSKIIICARTVLNTLQLLKPGVLVVTPGDRDDIILAVSLATLNGVPLAGLLLTSDTLPDPRIMDLCRGALQAGLPVLSVSTGSYDTAMLLNQLNKEIPIDDRERAEIITDFVASHLDANWLHQRCGTPRELRLSPAVFRYQLIQRAQAANKRIVLPEGAEPLTVQAAAICQARGIARCVLLAKPEEVQAVARAQGIELPPGLEILDPDVIRERYIAPMVELRKSKSLNAPMAEQQLEDPVVIGTMMLALDEVDGLVSGLIHSTANTIRPALQLIKTAPGCTLVSSVFFMLFPDQVLVYGDCIMNPHPTASELAEIAVQSADSAVAFGISPRVAMISYSSGNSASGEEVEKVREATQLARETQRDLLIDGPLQYDAAANETVARQLAPDSVVAGRANVFVFPDLNTGNTTYKAVQRSADCVSLGPMLQGLRKPVNDLPRGAQVDDIVYTIALTAIQAVNGSAEPR; encoded by the coding sequence ATGCAGACTTTTTTTATCGCGCCCACAGACTTTGGTGTGGGCTTGACATCCATCAGCCTTGGGCTGGTCCGAACCCTTGAACGCGCAGGGCTCAAAGTCGGCTTTTTCAAACCCATCGCCCAGCCGCATCCGGGCGACACCGGCCCCGAGCGGTCCACTGAACTGGTGGCCCGCACCCATGGCCTGCAGCCGCCAAAGCCACTGGGACTGGCGCATGTAGAACGCATGCTCGGCGACGGTCAGCTCGATGAGTTGCTCGAAGAAATCATCAACCTTTATCAACAGGCAGCCGTCGGCAAGGACGTACTGATTGTCGAGGGCATGGTGCCGACGCGCAGTGCCAGTTACGCCGCTCGGGTCAACCTGCATTTGGCGAAGAGCCTGGACGCCGATGTGATTCTGGTCTCGGCACCGGAAAACGAAGTGCTGACGGAACTGTCGGGACGCGTAGAGTTGCAGGCCCAGATGTTTGGCGGGCCCAAAGACCCGAAAGTGCTGGGTGTGATCCTCAACAAAGTGCGCACCGACGAAAGCATGGAGGCTTTTGCTGCACGTATCAAAGAGCACTCCCCGTTGTTGCGCAGCGGAGATTTCCGCTTGCTGGGCTGCATTCCGTTTCAGGCCGACCTCAACGCGCCGCGCACTCGTGATGTCGCCGAACTGCTCGGTGCTCAGGTGATCAACGCCGGAGACTACGAACAGCGGCGCATGTCGAAAATAATCATTTGTGCACGCACCGTGCTCAACACCCTGCAATTGCTCAAACCAGGGGTGCTGGTCGTCACACCGGGCGACCGCGACGACATCATCCTGGCGGTGAGTCTGGCCACCTTGAACGGTGTGCCGCTGGCCGGCCTGCTGCTGACCAGTGACACGCTGCCCGACCCGCGCATCATGGACCTGTGCCGCGGCGCCCTGCAGGCTGGACTGCCCGTATTGTCGGTGAGTACCGGCTCGTACGACACGGCCATGCTGCTGAACCAGTTGAACAAGGAAATCCCGATTGATGACCGCGAACGGGCGGAAATCATCACCGATTTCGTCGCCAGCCATCTGGACGCCAACTGGCTGCACCAGCGTTGCGGTACGCCGCGTGAGCTGCGCCTGTCGCCAGCCGTGTTTCGCTATCAGCTGATTCAGCGCGCGCAAGCGGCGAACAAGCGCATCGTGCTACCCGAGGGCGCCGAGCCGCTGACCGTGCAGGCAGCCGCCATATGCCAGGCGCGTGGCATCGCACGCTGCGTTCTGCTGGCCAAGCCGGAAGAGGTGCAAGCCGTGGCCCGCGCTCAAGGTATCGAATTACCGCCCGGGCTGGAAATCCTTGACCCGGACGTGATCCGCGAACGCTATATCGCGCCCATGGTTGAACTGCGCAAGAGCAAGAGCCTCAACGCGCCAATGGCCGAGCAGCAACTGGAAGATCCGGTGGTGATCGGCACCATGATGCTGGCGCTGGATGAAGTGGACGGTCTGGTGTCCGGGCTGATTCACTCCACCGCCAATACCATTCGCCCCGCCCTGCAACTGATCAAGACCGCGCCGGGGTGCACGCTGGTGTCTTCGGTGTTCTTCATGCTGTTCCCCGATCAGGTGCTGGTGTACGGCGACTGCATCATGAATCCGCACCCAACGGCCAGCGAGCTGGCGGAAATTGCGGTGCAGAGCGCCGACTCCGCCGTGGCGTTCGGTATCTCTCCGCGTGTCGCGATGATCAGTTATTCCAGCGGCAACTCGGCCAGCGGCGAAGAAGTCGAGAAGGTCCGTGAGGCTACGCAACTGGCCAGGGAAACTCAGCGCGACCTGTTGATCGACGGACCATTGCAATATGACGCTGCCGCCAATGAAACCGTTGCCCGGCAACTGGCGCCGGACAGCGTGGTGGCTGGCCGGGCCAATGTGTTTGTGTTCCCTGACCTCAACACCGGCAACACGACCTACAAAGCCGTGCAGCGCAGTGCAGACTGCGTGAGCCTCGGCCCGATGCTGCAAGGCCTGCGCAAACCGGTGAACGACCTGCCACGGGGTGCTCAGGTGGATGACATCGTCTACACCATTGCACTGACAGCGATCCAGGCGGTCAATGGCAGCGCAGAACCCCGGTAG
- a CDS encoding FKBP-type peptidyl-prolyl cis-trans isomerase produces the protein MPIAANKAVSIDYTLTNDAGEVIDSSAGGAPLVYLQGAGNIIPGLEKALEGKEAGEELKVAIEPEDAYGEYSAELVSTLSRSMFEGVDELEVGMQFHASAPDGQMQIVTIRDLDGDDVTVDGNHPLSGQRLHFQVKIVDIRDASEEEVAHGHVHGEGGHHH, from the coding sequence ATGCCGATCGCCGCCAACAAGGCTGTCTCCATCGACTATACCCTGACCAATGACGCTGGTGAGGTCATCGACAGTTCTGCCGGCGGCGCGCCGCTGGTGTACCTGCAAGGTGCAGGTAACATTATCCCGGGTCTGGAAAAGGCGCTGGAAGGCAAGGAAGCAGGTGAAGAACTGAAGGTTGCCATTGAACCCGAAGATGCCTATGGCGAATACTCCGCTGAACTGGTCAGCACCCTGAGCCGCAGCATGTTTGAAGGCGTTGACGAGCTGGAAGTCGGCATGCAGTTTCATGCATCCGCACCGGATGGCCAGATGCAGATTGTGACCATCCGCGACCTGGACGGCGACGACGTAACTGTCGACGGCAACCACCCGCTTTCCGGTCAGCGCCTGCATTTCCAGGTCAAGATCGTGGACATTCGTGATGCCAGCGAAGAAGAAGTCGCGCACGGTCACGTGCACGGCGAAGGCGGTCATCACCACTGA
- a CDS encoding glutathione peroxidase produces the protein MSIFHDLKLKALDGQELPLAPLKGKAVLVVNVASKCGLTPQYAALENLYQTYKDKGFSVLGLPCNQFAGQEPGTQDEIQEFCSLNYGVTFPLGDKLEVNGPHRHSLYRLLAGEGAEFPGDITWNFEKFLVGQDGRVLARFSPRTAPDDPAVIAAIEKALH, from the coding sequence ATGAGTATATTTCACGACCTGAAATTAAAAGCTCTGGATGGCCAGGAATTGCCTCTCGCGCCGCTCAAAGGCAAAGCGGTTCTGGTGGTCAACGTGGCGTCCAAATGTGGTTTGACACCGCAATACGCTGCGCTGGAAAACCTCTATCAAACTTACAAGGACAAGGGCTTCAGCGTGTTGGGCCTGCCTTGTAATCAGTTCGCTGGCCAGGAACCTGGTACTCAGGACGAGATTCAGGAATTCTGCTCGCTGAACTACGGCGTGACGTTCCCTTTGGGCGACAAGCTCGAAGTGAATGGCCCGCATCGTCATTCGCTTTACCGGCTGCTGGCAGGCGAGGGCGCTGAGTTCCCGGGCGACATCACCTGGAATTTCGAAAAATTCCTCGTTGGGCAGGATGGTCGCGTATTGGCCAGATTCTCCCCGCGTACTGCGCCGGATGACCCCGCTGTCATCGCTGCAATCGAAAAAGCGCTGCACTGA
- a CDS encoding NADH:flavin oxidoreductase encodes MPVKALFKPFTLGTLHLPSRVVMAPMTRSFSPGGVPNSKVIEYYRRRAAAGVGLIVTEGTTVDHKASNGYPNVPQFFGEAPLAGWRKVVEAVHAEGGKIVPQLWHVGAVRRLGTEPDGTVPAYGPTEKLKDGKVVVHGMSKQDIDEVIGAFAQAAKDAQSIGMDGVEIHGAHGYLVDQFFWDGTNQRTDEYGGSLANRSRFAIELIQAVRAAVGPDYPIIFRFSQWKQQDYTARLVQTPEQLGAFLAPLSDAGVDIFHCSTRRFWEPEFEGSDLNLAGWTRKLTGKPTITVGSVGLDGEFLQFMVNTDKVAQPASLENLLQRLANDEFDLVGVGRALLVDPDWAVKVREGREHDILPFSREALTTLD; translated from the coding sequence ATGCCGGTAAAAGCCCTGTTCAAGCCTTTCACCCTGGGCACGCTGCACCTACCGTCGCGGGTGGTAATGGCGCCAATGACGCGCTCTTTTTCGCCCGGTGGTGTGCCCAATTCAAAGGTGATCGAGTACTACCGACGACGTGCGGCAGCGGGCGTTGGCTTGATTGTCACCGAAGGCACTACCGTCGATCACAAGGCCTCGAACGGCTACCCCAACGTTCCGCAGTTTTTTGGTGAAGCGCCACTGGCAGGCTGGAGAAAGGTCGTGGAAGCGGTTCACGCCGAAGGCGGCAAGATCGTTCCACAGCTCTGGCACGTCGGTGCTGTCCGCCGCCTGGGCACTGAGCCGGACGGCACGGTGCCGGCTTATGGTCCCACCGAAAAGCTCAAGGATGGCAAGGTCGTCGTCCATGGCATGAGCAAGCAGGACATTGATGAAGTCATCGGGGCTTTTGCCCAGGCGGCCAAAGACGCCCAGTCCATCGGGATGGACGGTGTGGAGATTCATGGCGCACACGGCTATCTCGTCGATCAGTTCTTCTGGGATGGCACTAACCAGCGCACCGATGAGTACGGCGGCAGCCTTGCCAACCGCTCGCGTTTCGCCATTGAGTTGATTCAGGCGGTTCGAGCCGCAGTCGGGCCTGATTACCCGATCATCTTCAGGTTTTCACAATGGAAGCAGCAGGATTACACGGCGCGTCTGGTGCAGACGCCTGAACAACTTGGGGCGTTTCTCGCGCCGCTTTCGGACGCTGGCGTCGATATTTTCCACTGCTCGACGCGGCGTTTCTGGGAGCCCGAGTTCGAAGGCTCTGATTTGAACCTGGCTGGCTGGACTCGAAAACTTACTGGCAAGCCGACGATCACTGTTGGCAGCGTCGGGCTGGACGGCGAGTTTCTGCAGTTCATGGTCAATACCGACAAGGTCGCGCAGCCGGCGAGTCTGGAGAATCTTCTGCAGCGTTTGGCCAACGACGAGTTTGATCTGGTCGGCGTTGGGCGCGCCCTGTTGGTGGACCCGGACTGGGCGGTGAAGGTGCGCGAAGGGCGTGAACACGACATTCTGCCCTTCAGTCGTGAAGCGCTGACCACACTTGATTGA
- a CDS encoding glycosyltransferase family 4 protein, giving the protein MSESLQITLITETFAPEINGVANTLSRLCDGLRLRGHRVEVVRPRQAGDKTGAARDDVMLCRGWPIPGYPGLQWGQSSMHKFLRRWKRTRPDVLYIATEGPLGLSALRAARRLGIATVSGFSTNFQQYAQEYGLGFLTRVLTHYLRWFHNRSDATLVPSPSQKAELERRGFERLQLLSRGVDSQLFHPSKRSGFLRESWGLEAADVAIVHVGRLAPEKNLRLLRPTFDALQKAHPDKTLRMIIIGDGPERAALEQQLPDAVFCGTQRGEALAAHYASGDLFVFPSLTDTFGNVVMEALASGLGVVAYDEAAAAQHIRHGHNGAVAMPGDEEGFIDAARWMLEDEETLRRVRLNARQHAGRHGWAGIIELFEKQLRSVIKVHAMPEADATPRRASRPS; this is encoded by the coding sequence ATGAGCGAATCCCTGCAGATCACCTTGATTACCGAAACTTTTGCACCCGAGATCAATGGGGTGGCCAACACGCTGAGTCGCTTGTGCGATGGATTACGTCTGCGTGGGCATCGGGTTGAGGTGGTACGACCCAGACAGGCTGGCGACAAAACGGGCGCGGCTCGGGACGACGTCATGCTCTGTCGGGGGTGGCCGATTCCGGGTTATCCGGGGCTGCAATGGGGGCAGTCCTCAATGCACAAGTTTCTGCGCCGCTGGAAACGTACTCGCCCGGATGTGCTGTACATCGCCACTGAAGGGCCGCTCGGGTTGTCTGCGTTACGCGCAGCGCGGCGTCTGGGGATCGCGACGGTCAGTGGGTTCAGCACCAATTTCCAGCAATACGCCCAAGAGTACGGGCTGGGGTTTCTCACACGTGTACTGACTCACTACCTGCGCTGGTTTCACAACCGCTCCGACGCGACGCTAGTGCCCAGTCCCAGTCAAAAAGCCGAGCTTGAACGTCGAGGTTTCGAGCGTTTGCAACTGCTATCACGGGGCGTCGACAGTCAGCTGTTTCATCCGTCTAAGCGTTCGGGTTTTCTGCGTGAAAGCTGGGGGCTTGAAGCCGCCGATGTGGCAATCGTGCATGTTGGCCGTCTGGCGCCCGAGAAAAACCTCCGGCTTCTCAGGCCGACATTCGATGCGCTGCAAAAGGCTCACCCCGACAAGACGCTCAGAATGATCATTATCGGTGACGGGCCAGAACGTGCAGCGCTGGAACAGCAACTGCCCGATGCCGTGTTCTGTGGCACGCAACGGGGCGAAGCGCTGGCCGCTCACTACGCCTCCGGCGATCTGTTTGTATTCCCGAGCCTGACCGACACCTTCGGTAACGTGGTGATGGAAGCTCTGGCGTCGGGGTTGGGGGTGGTCGCGTACGACGAGGCGGCCGCCGCGCAACATATCCGTCACGGACACAACGGCGCAGTGGCGATGCCAGGCGACGAAGAGGGCTTCATCGATGCAGCGCGCTGGATGCTGGAAGATGAGGAAACTCTGCGCCGTGTGCGCCTCAACGCCCGCCAGCACGCTGGCCGCCACGGCTGGGCAGGGATTATCGAGCTGTTCGAAAAACAGTTGCGATCGGTGATTAAGGTCCACGCAATGCCTGAAGCGGATGCCACCCCACGCCGGGCATCAAGACCGTCGTGA
- a CDS encoding ABC transporter transmembrane domain-containing protein, whose protein sequence is MNNETQGPGAQPLSDTGLACLVMPGRRHHLAVSAEQLVHQVLEGDRVFTTPQLLLASKQIGLKAKVVSSHVDRLSQLPLPVIAVDAEGRFFIIARLSEDELLIHDPVLSSPRAFPSTCRHAGAAELILLRSDAALTVELSKFDFTLFIPAIVKYRKLLGEVLLVSFGLQIFALLTPLFFQGVMNKVLVHRGLSSLDVIPFGLLCILLFESALSCLRTSLFSHTASRLDVELGSRLFQHLVTLPLVCFQPSRVGESVARVRELEQIRTYLTGNSITLIFDVFFSVAIIAVMFVYGGRLTLVVRLALPLYFFLSLLMVTPPLRVRLNESFSRGGENQSFLVETINGIDTLKSIAEEPQIIRKWDNQLAGYVAAGFRMQNLSAFANQAMGLVGKLVTSPRYGWARGL, encoded by the coding sequence GTGAACAATGAAACCCAAGGACCAGGTGCTCAACCCCTATCCGATACTGGACTTGCCTGCCTGGTAATGCCGGGCCGTCGTCACCATCTGGCAGTCTCCGCGGAACAGCTCGTTCACCAGGTTCTGGAAGGTGATCGCGTGTTCACTACTCCGCAATTGTTGCTCGCGTCAAAGCAAATCGGCTTGAAAGCGAAGGTTGTAAGTAGCCACGTCGATCGACTGTCCCAGCTTCCGCTGCCGGTCATAGCGGTCGATGCTGAGGGACGCTTTTTCATCATCGCGCGCCTGTCCGAAGACGAACTGCTGATCCATGATCCCGTGCTCAGCTCCCCGAGAGCTTTCCCCTCGACTTGCAGGCACGCTGGAGCGGCAGAATTGATTCTGCTGCGCTCCGACGCCGCGTTGACCGTTGAACTGTCGAAGTTCGACTTCACCTTGTTTATTCCGGCGATCGTAAAATACCGCAAACTTCTCGGTGAAGTATTGTTGGTCTCTTTTGGGCTACAAATCTTTGCGCTGTTGACCCCGCTATTTTTTCAGGGGGTGATGAACAAGGTTCTGGTCCACCGCGGGCTTAGCAGCTTGGACGTGATCCCTTTCGGCCTGCTCTGCATCCTGTTGTTCGAAAGCGCTCTCAGTTGTTTGCGCACATCTCTATTCTCCCACACCGCTAGCCGTCTAGATGTCGAACTCGGCTCAAGGCTGTTTCAACACCTGGTGACCCTACCCTTGGTTTGTTTCCAGCCAAGCAGGGTCGGTGAGTCGGTAGCGCGGGTGCGCGAACTGGAACAGATCCGTACCTACCTCACCGGCAACAGCATCACCTTGATCTTCGACGTGTTTTTCTCGGTGGCAATTATCGCCGTGATGTTCGTCTACGGCGGGCGGCTGACGCTGGTAGTGCGGTTGGCGCTGCCGCTGTATTTCTTTCTTTCGTTGCTAATGGTGACCCCCCCCTTGCGGGTGCGTTTGAACGAAAGCTTTAGTCGGGGCGGGGAGAATCAGTCGTTTCTAGTCGAAACTATCAATGGGATCGACACCCTGAAATCCATAGCAGAAGAGCCACAAATCATCCGCAAGTGGGACAACCAGCTCGCCGGTTATGTGGCTGCCGGTTTTCGGATGCAAAACCTATCGGCATTTGCCAACCAAGCCATGGGTTTGGTTGGCAAATTGGTGACGTCGCCGCGTTATGGCTGGGCGCGCGGTTTGTGA
- a CDS encoding SidA/IucD/PvdA family monooxygenase, which yields MQKVDLLMIGSGPANLSIAVALEEYASTNEIGSSVILEQELCVSWQKGMLFPEAQSQVSFLKDLVTPRDPTSRFSFLNFLHKTGKLERFINLQTFNPYRRELSDYLQWVAGSLTKTKILYGSKVSRIKPELTEAGEISAWLVRTESGERYKVKKLVFGAGRDINVPEAFKK from the coding sequence ATGCAAAAAGTTGATTTATTAATGATCGGCAGTGGTCCAGCGAACCTATCTATCGCTGTTGCTCTGGAAGAATATGCTTCCACAAACGAAATCGGAAGTTCTGTCATTCTTGAGCAAGAACTCTGCGTATCTTGGCAAAAAGGAATGTTATTTCCAGAAGCCCAATCGCAAGTTTCGTTCCTTAAAGATTTGGTAACGCCACGAGACCCGACGAGCCGTTTTAGTTTTCTCAACTTTCTTCACAAAACCGGGAAACTTGAGAGGTTCATCAATCTTCAAACGTTCAATCCGTATCGACGTGAACTGTCGGACTACTTGCAGTGGGTCGCGGGTAGCTTGACAAAAACCAAAATCTTATACGGGAGCAAAGTTTCTCGGATTAAACCTGAACTAACTGAGGCCGGAGAAATTAGCGCCTGGCTTGTACGCACTGAGAGCGGAGAAAGGTACAAGGTTAAAAAATTGGTGTTTGGTGCTGGCCGCGATATAAACGTTCCAGAAGCCTTTAAAAAATAA
- a CDS encoding SidA/IucD/PvdA family monooxygenase: MNNIAVIGGGQSSVEIYQSCLEQFPQANVKMIMRSIGLVNYEGSKFTNTLFSNDQVNTFFNIDARSRAQVLAEMHTTNYSGVAPVSLDTLYRFHYLQELNGSTRAAIYTQCNIQSAYDDGLRIILTWFNKVQSKTETEQFDLVFLGTGYKNTIPDIFNESMLMMDRTSFNVSRHYRAELPYVGGASLHLQGVNESTHGIADSLLSVLAQRSQEIVNDLYT, from the coding sequence GTGAACAACATCGCTGTTATTGGTGGCGGGCAAAGTAGTGTGGAAATTTACCAGAGCTGCCTTGAGCAATTCCCACAAGCCAACGTAAAAATGATTATGCGCTCAATTGGGCTTGTAAACTATGAAGGCAGCAAATTTACAAATACGCTGTTCAGCAATGACCAAGTCAATACTTTTTTCAATATCGACGCCAGGTCGCGCGCTCAAGTGCTTGCGGAAATGCACACTACCAACTACTCAGGTGTCGCTCCAGTCAGCTTGGATACCTTATACCGTTTTCATTACTTGCAGGAGTTAAACGGCAGCACCCGTGCCGCGATTTATACGCAATGCAACATTCAAAGCGCCTATGATGATGGGCTTAGAATCATTTTAACTTGGTTTAATAAGGTACAGAGTAAGACAGAAACAGAGCAGTTTGATTTGGTGTTTTTAGGCACAGGTTATAAAAACACTATTCCGGATATTTTTAACGAATCAATGCTGATGATGGATCGCACATCCTTCAATGTAAGCAGGCACTACCGCGCTGAACTCCCGTATGTCGGTGGGGCCTCTCTGCACCTTCAAGGTGTTAACGAATCTACCCATGGCATTGCCGATTCCTTGCTTAGCGTATTGGCGCAACGTTCACAGGAAATAGTTAATGACCTATATACCTGA
- a CDS encoding cupin domain-containing protein: MHSLKTLHRKMFKFENNLFSHRLLPWPELNAPFEGSWCVIDAHTSSSPHCHHEYEIFIALKGNAFIISEGKKTLFKAGDVVHFPPNLQHSVINESDETFEMFSIWWDEEMARKFSQRHMFSLSNRGGDNNE; the protein is encoded by the coding sequence ATGCATTCATTAAAAACATTACACCGTAAAATGTTTAAATTTGAGAACAACTTGTTTTCACACAGGCTACTACCTTGGCCTGAGCTAAATGCGCCCTTCGAGGGTTCGTGGTGCGTAATTGATGCACATACATCATCGTCTCCTCATTGCCATCATGAGTATGAAATTTTTATCGCCTTGAAAGGTAATGCCTTCATTATTTCGGAAGGTAAAAAAACTTTGTTTAAAGCTGGTGACGTTGTGCATTTTCCGCCTAATTTACAGCATAGTGTTATCAATGAAAGTGACGAAACATTTGAGATGTTCAGCATCTGGTGGGATGAAGAAATGGCCCGAAAATTTTCTCAACGTCATATGTTTAGCCTCTCCAATCGCGGAGGTGACAACAATGAGTAA
- a CDS encoding class I tRNA ligase family protein, whose translation MSNVLIIAPPPTPNGDLHVGHMAGPYLAADIYARALRSQGKHVNYATGTDDSQTYVVTSALHLGITPESLCESAATEIERSLSAWGISLDGYAPFDDEYKKMVMDFLLPLHNAGKFKLKSVKLPFSVNRKKFMVESFVSGECPICLSQTRGGLCESCGHPNNFDNLLNPRATLPPYEELIYKDAEILVLVLEDYREQLEAFYTGKKGKWRPHILQLMNELFSKALIEFPITYPITWGLPSPFPGTEGQVINAWAEGMAASMYCNAIGETLRAETDASWRVESGNTIGYFLGFDNSYFWGVTHLALLMAHEGKYILPDFIVPNEFYELENSKFSTSRNHLIWARDLLKTVARDYARFYLCLTCPEHNRSNFSLAALNTVIERQLIAPWNNLVNAYNNHQWCMVENAELKRDTLAIQVMKDRLQQACDIQTFSMRRLADWVLAHIDRIYSLLLEKHCTTESLNAQVLVLVEGMALIMIDFNDSFKAKNYNKLNLNTKRTLTLPKLSVLTNGTQISELHAS comes from the coding sequence ATGAGTAATGTACTTATTATTGCCCCGCCACCGACACCCAATGGCGACTTGCATGTTGGACACATGGCCGGTCCTTACCTTGCTGCCGATATCTATGCACGAGCACTTAGATCGCAGGGCAAGCATGTCAATTACGCAACTGGCACTGACGACAGCCAGACATATGTTGTCACCAGCGCGTTACATTTAGGCATCACGCCAGAAAGCCTTTGCGAAAGCGCAGCCACAGAAATTGAACGCAGCCTGTCGGCTTGGGGTATTAGCTTGGACGGATATGCTCCATTCGATGATGAATATAAAAAGATGGTTATGGATTTTCTACTTCCCTTACACAATGCAGGAAAGTTTAAACTGAAGTCCGTAAAGTTACCCTTCTCTGTCAACCGTAAAAAATTCATGGTCGAGTCATTCGTTTCTGGTGAATGCCCAATATGTTTAAGTCAGACCCGCGGCGGGCTTTGCGAAAGTTGTGGCCATCCCAACAACTTTGACAACTTACTAAATCCACGGGCCACGCTACCACCCTACGAAGAACTTATCTATAAAGACGCCGAGATTCTTGTCTTGGTCCTCGAGGATTATCGGGAACAACTTGAGGCTTTTTATACAGGTAAAAAAGGTAAATGGAGACCTCATATCCTGCAACTCATGAATGAGTTGTTCAGTAAGGCCCTGATTGAATTCCCTATTACCTATCCCATCACATGGGGTCTGCCATCACCATTCCCTGGTACAGAAGGGCAGGTTATTAATGCTTGGGCTGAAGGAATGGCTGCATCCATGTATTGTAATGCGATAGGAGAAACTCTCCGCGCCGAAACAGATGCATCTTGGCGCGTAGAGAGTGGTAATACTATTGGGTATTTTCTAGGCTTTGATAACTCTTACTTCTGGGGTGTCACTCACTTAGCTCTGTTGATGGCGCATGAGGGCAAATACATTTTGCCAGACTTCATCGTGCCAAATGAGTTTTACGAATTGGAAAATTCTAAATTCTCAACCAGTCGAAATCATTTGATCTGGGCGCGCGATTTGCTAAAAACCGTGGCTCGCGACTACGCTAGATTTTACCTTTGTTTGACATGTCCGGAGCACAACAGAAGTAACTTTAGCCTCGCCGCGCTCAACACCGTTATCGAGAGGCAGTTGATCGCGCCTTGGAACAACTTAGTAAATGCCTACAACAATCACCAATGGTGCATGGTGGAAAACGCTGAACTGAAGCGCGACACCTTAGCTATTCAAGTGATGAAAGATCGCTTACAGCAAGCATGTGATATTCAAACATTCAGCATGCGCCGTTTAGCTGACTGGGTGTTAGCTCACATTGACAGAATTTACAGCCTGCTCTTAGAGAAACACTGCACCACCGAATCACTCAACGCACAGGTCTTAGTGCTCGTCGAAGGAATGGCGTTGATCATGATTGATTTCAATGACTCATTCAAAGCAAAAAACTACAATAAACTCAATTTGAATACCAAACGCACGCTCACACTACCGAAACTCTCGGTATTAACCAATGGCACTCAAATTAGTGAACTTCATGCGTCCTGA